Proteins encoded in a region of the Clostridium butyricum genome:
- a CDS encoding acyl CoA:acetate/3-ketoacid CoA transferase has product MIKFIDCKEAVLLLKNNDVVAVSGFAGLAVPESLLKTLEERYIEEGYPNNLTLMFAAAQGDGKSKGLNHLAHKGLVKRVIGGHFNLAPKLAEMMNNNIIEGYNLPQGVMCNIFRDISRKSGFTLSKVGLGTFVDPRIEGGKVNSISKEKIVELFKFNGEEFLLYHHQKIDIALIKGSYCDENGNISLDNEATYSEAFLIAQAVKNSGGIVIVQVDKVVSKSEMKCKSVKIPKIYVDYIVEVLDKDNKEQVLGLEYNPFLTAEYEKNKKDFAFEEREENRKSQLKSEKNTLDARKIIGRRAAMELSKGDIVNIGIGIPEEVSSIAYENGFSKMITLTVEPGPIGGIPQSGKGFGASLKAECILDQISQFDFYDGGGLDIAFLGMAECDKMGNINVSKFGTRLAGCGGFINITQNTKKIIFCGTFTAKGLEINIRHGKMFIENEGKNKKFKTKVQQITFSGEKAKKYGQEVIYITERAVFKLKEDGIYLTEAAPGIDIEKDIINQMDFKPFVDKNFKVMDEKIFL; this is encoded by the coding sequence ATGATAAAGTTTATTGATTGTAAAGAAGCTGTATTATTATTAAAAAATAATGATGTTGTTGCTGTTTCTGGTTTTGCGGGACTGGCAGTTCCAGAAAGTTTACTTAAAACATTAGAAGAAAGATATATTGAAGAAGGGTATCCCAATAATCTCACACTAATGTTTGCTGCTGCACAAGGAGATGGTAAAAGTAAAGGTTTAAATCATTTAGCTCATAAAGGACTTGTCAAAAGAGTTATAGGGGGACATTTTAATCTTGCACCAAAGCTTGCAGAAATGATGAATAATAATATTATTGAAGGTTATAATCTGCCACAGGGAGTTATGTGTAATATATTTAGAGACATATCTAGAAAGTCTGGATTTACCCTAAGTAAGGTTGGTCTTGGAACTTTTGTTGATCCAAGAATAGAAGGGGGAAAAGTTAATTCTATAAGTAAAGAAAAAATAGTTGAGCTATTTAAATTTAATGGAGAAGAATTTTTATTATATCATCATCAAAAGATAGATATTGCACTAATAAAAGGAAGTTATTGTGATGAAAATGGAAATATTTCATTAGATAATGAGGCAACATATTCAGAAGCATTTTTAATAGCACAGGCAGTTAAAAATTCTGGAGGAATTGTAATAGTTCAAGTTGATAAAGTAGTGTCTAAAAGTGAAATGAAGTGTAAAAGTGTTAAAATTCCTAAAATCTATGTTGATTATATTGTGGAAGTTTTAGATAAAGATAATAAAGAACAGGTATTAGGATTGGAATACAATCCTTTTTTGACAGCAGAATATGAGAAGAATAAAAAAGATTTTGCTTTTGAAGAAAGAGAGGAAAATAGAAAAAGTCAATTAAAAAGTGAAAAAAACACTTTAGATGCTAGAAAAATAATTGGAAGGCGAGCTGCTATGGAGCTTAGTAAAGGTGATATTGTAAATATAGGAATAGGCATACCAGAAGAAGTTTCAAGTATAGCTTATGAGAATGGCTTTTCTAAGATGATTACTTTAACAGTGGAGCCAGGACCAATAGGAGGAATACCACAAAGTGGCAAGGGTTTTGGAGCATCTTTAAAAGCAGAATGTATATTAGACCAAATAAGTCAATTTGATTTTTATGATGGAGGTGGTCTTGATATTGCTTTTTTAGGAATGGCAGAATGTGATAAAATGGGTAATATAAATGTAAGTAAATTTGGCACTAGACTAGCTGGATGTGGAGGTTTTATAAACATAACTCAAAATACAAAAAAAATTATTTTTTGTGGGACTTTTACAGCTAAAGGTCTTGAAATAAATATAAGACATGGAAAGATGTTTATAGAAAATGAAGGTAAAAATAAGAAGTTTAAGACAAAAGTTCAGCAGATTACTTTCAGCGGGGAAAAGGCAAAAAAATATGGGCAAGAAGTAATTTATATTACAGAAAGAGCTGTATTCAAACTAAAAGAGGATGGTATATATTTAACAGAAGCTGCACCAGGTATAGATATTGAGAAAGATATAATCAATCAAATGGATTTTAAACCTTTTGTAGATAAGAATTTTAAGGTTATGGATGAAAAGATTTTTTTATAA
- a CDS encoding class II aldolase/adducin family protein gives MLENLRIKLVKIAQEAEKYGLCKEKTGSFSIKDSTTGYILITPSQVSRSDLKPENICIVDMDGKTIEVENNKKPSSEILLHLEIYNQKKDVKAVMYAHSLYATIFAVANKVIPPIVADSRHYGGYIYVAPYEKAQTIDLAKSVIGPLSKNDVCLLERHGVVITSKKIDEILTKARYVEDVAEIYYKVLLLNNFREPNRLDIEEIKS, from the coding sequence TTGCTAGAAAATCTTAGAATTAAGTTGGTAAAAATAGCTCAAGAAGCAGAGAAGTATGGATTGTGTAAAGAGAAAACAGGAAGTTTTAGTATTAAAGATTCTACTACAGGATATATTTTAATTACACCTTCTCAAGTTAGCAGAAGTGACTTGAAACCTGAAAACATTTGTATAGTAGATATGGACGGAAAAACAATAGAAGTTGAAAATAATAAAAAGCCAAGTAGTGAAATTCTTCTGCATCTTGAAATATACAATCAAAAAAAGGACGTAAAAGCTGTTATGTATGCACATTCTTTATATGCAACTATATTTGCAGTTGCAAACAAAGTTATTCCTCCAATAGTTGCAGATTCAAGACACTATGGAGGTTATATATATGTTGCACCTTACGAAAAAGCTCAGACTATAGATTTAGCTAAAAGTGTAATAGGACCATTAAGTAAAAATGATGTATGTCTTCTAGAAAGGCATGGTGTTGTAATAACAAGTAAAAAAATTGATGAAATTTTAACAAAGGCTAGATATGTAGAAGATGTTGCAGAAATATACTATAAAGTATTACTTTTGAACAATTTTAGAGAACCAAATAGATTAGATATTGAGGAAATTAAATCATGA